The genomic DNA CCGTCTCTGGTTCACTTTTATATATTGATTAGGAAGCGCCAAGTGTTTGTACTTTGCAAAGAGTTCCTGGGCACACTCCAAATACTACTTCTCTTTCAAAATCTCGTAgcatcattatttttaaatctataATAcaatcttctattttattttcaccaaaaaacaaaaaaaaacaaaaaaacaaaaacataccAATTGAACAAGAGCATATTACTTGTGTACGGCAGCTCGCAACATCAAAAATGAAAAGCCTCCAATACTTTTCGAAACATATCTGCAAACCCACGAAATGTGGTAGCCCCATATTTTCATTGAAGAACCCATGTGAGACATTGGTAACCAATGGACTTTTTAGTGCTAAATGTTGTCGTGTTCTTGAGATACGGATCAATGAAATTATATGCTTTAGTTGCTTGCACGAATTAGACTTCACCTCGGATTGGTGTTGGagtgaataattttattttgttaaataaaataaaataaaataaaattttaattttaattttttttattttacttgaaatgagAAAGATTTTTGTTGGTGAGTTGATTGcttcaatttgtttttgtaaattttgaatatttttaagaaagatGAGAATATAAGTCATATATCTTAAGCCATCCGCGGCAGCAAGTGACTCTTGCAACTCACTaaatcttaataataataataatgggaaacttcactttagattcCTTAACCACTAGGCGATTTAACATATTCTCTcgaactttgaaacctctcaatttggacccttaaactttcaattaaaatcaatttaaaccctttcgttaaattttaaatgttaaaagtgatacaatgacgtttatactcttgacttttttataaaatttcaaatttatccttaattttaaattaaaaatttttaaaaaaaaatatttaaaaaaaaatcacaatgtgACCCATGGTTGGCCACCTTGTgactctttttttcaaaaaaaaaattccatttttttcaaattttttttaataaaaggaaaattgaagagtaattttgtctttttagtagttttaacgacaaaaattgacagagaaattcaaattgattacaattgaaagttcaggagtccaaATTAAAAGGTTTCAAAGTTCGAAGTTATGTCTAATCACATGATAGTTCAGAAATCTatagtgaagtttttccaagTAATAAAAAAGGGTGTAAAGTTAATAAATGTAATTTCTTCTATTTCAAAAGCAGATTTTTTACTGCTAATAGTTACCGAAACAAGAAGATTTGAAGGAATGTACAGAGACGgtacagaaaaaacaaaattcggATCCAGCCCCTCATACACAAAAAACTTCAAGAAGCAGTGCCCAAAATTGTTAGATCCGTTAACCCGAAACTCATCTCGGATCTTTACACACAAAAGGGTGGGTCAACAGCTTATCCACCGACCACCTCTTACTCGACTCCTTCTGCAAGCAACACTCGATGAAGCTCCGAAACCCCTCCGACGCATCTTCCGGCAGGCTCGGCGGGTCGCCGAAGCAAATCGCGCACATCAGGGTCGCCCAGTCGGGTCTCTGACCCGGCGGCAGAAACGGGAAATGACCCAAGTACAGCTCCAACAGGGTCAGCCCCAAGCTCCATATATCTCCGGCATACCCGTTGTAGTTCCCGCCGTACGTGTCCGGGTCGAACCGCTCGGGGCTCATGTACGCGCACGTGCCCACGTAGGAGTTACACGCGTCCAACGTTCGGCCCATGATCTTGCTGACTCCGAAGTCAGCGATCTTCACCTCCATCTTCTCGTTGACCAACAGATTCGAGGGTTTAAGGTCACGGTGAATGATCTTGTGACCGTGGAGGTAGTTAAGACCGTTAAGAACCTGGCGCGCCACGTCGGCGAGCCAGGGCTCGGGGAAGGTCCCGTGGGTCTTGAGCAGCGACTCCAGGGTGCCGAGATTCATGTACTCCATCAGAATCGCGATGTCTCCGGACGGTTTCTCGAAGATGCAGTGGCAGCTGACCACGTGGGGGGAGTCGGTCCGGCGGAGGATCTCCATCTCCCGGAAGACCTGGCGGCGGACTGCGGTGTCGGAGTCGGATTCGCCGTGGACGACCTTGAGCGCATAGAAAGCGCCGGTGCGCTTATGGCGGACCTTGTAGACCGTGCCGCCATTGCCGTGCCCGAGAACCTGAAGCTTTTCGAGGTCACAGGCGGAGATGGCGGCGGAGGAGGCGTTGGCAGTGGTAGTGGTAGTATTAGGAGGTAGGGGTAAGGGGAAGCGTGGGCGGCGGTCGGAGAGCTCGGAGATGGGGAGACGCAGGTTGAGAGGGCGGCGGTCTCGAACAAGAGCCATGGATTTTGCTCTGGAGATTTGGGGATTTGGGTAGTCGGGGGAAAGGGAGTTTATATAAGTGGGAGGTGAAAAGCACgtggagagagaagaagaagcgCCATTGGCCCATAGAGGTGGGAGGCTGGTGGAAGTGAGTAGAGAAAAAAGGAAGGTGGGAGGATGAGGGAGTAGGGCCCACTTTCTATAGAAGATTCATTGTAGGAAAGGAAGAGAGTGGGTGTGGCGTGCAACATTTTGGGCAAGTTTTTGTTATCTCCATGTGCCTAAATTGAGTGCCGGCCGCcactttattatattatataaacaaaatctATGCAACTTGTCCATGGATGAGTGGGTTAGATTTGGATGGGGACAATTAATTATGGGACCGGGCAAATCCGTATTagaacaatttaaaatttattcaagCAGGTAAATCTTATATgagatattttgtattatttattaaaagagtCATATTatacaatttatattttgtttaacGGTGTATATAATGttactttatttaaaattacactATTAAAAGTTTTCTTTAACCATTTCACTTCAAATAGTAAAAGTTTTATTCCGTCTTCCATGAACCGTTTGTATTGCATGCAATACACGACTGTTAATAGCGTCACATCATGGTCGGAGTGGATTTTACAATATATCCACTTAGTCTAGCAAAATGGGGTTGCCATATTAAGTTATATATGGGTGATGATTGATTTTAGGAATGAATTTTGGTGCAATTGATCTATGCATTAGCTAATGATTCTTAGTCATTAGAAGATtgatcatgttttttttttctgccaaAATTATTTGGTGTTCATGATGGTTTAGTTAACTAACTAGAGAGTGGAGGGAGAAATATGAAAGCAAAATGCCAAGCACGCCTTTACTGTTTtatggtattattattattattattttctatgcTTTCCGTTTCCTTGTCAAAATTGTGAGCAAGTTGGGTACGTACGTGGGAGCCATCTTAAGTTTCTAACGAAACAAGACTCCAGGACGTCAGAGGAATCTGACGAGAAATCATAATCGTTGCCGATGATTGAGAgccatataataataataataataaatgaataaataattcaGTTATTGGTGAACACTTATTTAGGTTTCAAAATTGAAtccttacaaaaaataaaaataaaaagataactttttattattttaaaaataaaacaatgttGTTACGGGCACTACaaattttatgatatttttggcAATTCGCATAGCACTTATTGTATTGACGTATCGTCTACCAAATTGATCGCATAGCTGCTTATATGGGACAAAAAATTGCTACAAACTGGTtaacatgtgtttctcacatatttttttaatagttatgtaatacatgtcactttattatatGAGTTTGTATAAATTTACtataaattaatcaatttgtagcaaatttttgtccGCCTACACAATAATCATGTCACTCTCAAAATGAATTGTTAAGAATAGCTGAATCATCTTATGGCCGGTCATGAGTCTCCCGGACTAGAGACCAATAACCTAGCCGTGGGTAAGGAAATCCAAAACCAAACTATGAATCTAAAAGACTCTTTCCATAGAACTACATGTCTATTTATACTTTAGGATCAGAAGAAAAAGGATTTATCTTAACaataactaaataaagtaaataattataaaaattaatgaaaaataattcacttcaatattttttcaatctttaatCCTTATCTCATCGTACAAATTTAGTcgatcaaccattaaatttatggacTCCACACAAATTGAAATGTGGATTCAACCATTCATTTGAAGATAATTAAGTaattgttgaaaaatgaatgaattctatcatttttttaaaattaaaatagcagTATCattgtaacatatatatatatatataaaaggaaaaggacAATTAgtactatttttgtttttgttttgaactcTTGCTAAttgtccttttccttttctttctttttttttttaatatatatatatatatatatatatatatatatatatattaaaaaaaaaaaaaaaaaaaaggaaaaggacaaTTAGCAAgagttcaaaacaaaaacaaaatagtaCTAACAGAATAGTTAGTTGGCCTAGAATGGGACATGCAACTTGTGGGAAGTGGGAACCCAAGGTGGAGGGGCAATTGAATTAATTTAGCTCTTCAAGTTGGACATGTTGGAAATTGAcgtgagacttttttttttcttctaggaAAAATGCCGGAAGGAGCGATTAGAGTGATTATTATATTTAGTACTACCTATCTGTTGAATACAAGTAAGACTCAAAGCGACTAATATTAATCGGTTTAGGATTTTTATTGCGGGAGTCAAACTGTTGCCCTCTTACTTACCCAACCACATGACGATTATCACGAAGATACTAAACCACCACCATTGATTGTTGGAAATTGGCGTAAGCTTGGATTGGAATGAAATTATAtacccaatttttattttataattatcttaaaatGTTGATGTGACACTTTTAACTAATCTTTAGATTTGTGGCCTCCCACATCGCTTGgatatgagaatatgaaaatGTGCTTATACGTATACTCGTACCATTATTGacaacaacgcattttaaagTCGTGATAGTTACGAACTTATCAGACCTCTGCATTTAAGCGTGTTTATCAGAGAATAGTACCAGGGTGAATAATATCCTGAAAAATTTAGTTCATGGGAGTTAAAAACGAATAATATTGTGTGATTATCGTAATTAATTCGATCGCTTTTGTTGAAACCGGATAAGGCACATAAATACAATGAGCACATAAATACAATGAACACATAAATATGGGGCCCTAAGACCTTGATTGATGTCTTTGCTAGACAGCGAAGAAGATAGCATTTAGGACAATAATGGTCCTATGTGCTTAACTGGATCAAGATTTTTTCCTTGGATCTATTAAGACTGTCCGTTGGTGGATTTATTATTtccctaattttcttttttttttttctttagggcTTGTTTGTTTCGTAAAATGTGTATTCTATTGGGAAAGGGAATAGTTATTACTGGGAATGGAAGATgttgaaatgaaataattattccaatTCTCTAGTTTGGTAGCAatacatatttcataattggaattgaattaaaatactaaaacaccCATTTGATTACTAATTTttccaaatctcaaaaaaaaaaaaaatttcaaaaaaaaggttaaacgTGTGGTGGCCGACCACCGATTGAGGTGGTCGGCCACCACAGAACGCAGTGGGGGTGGCCACGCCACCCCCGATGAGATTCCGGGGTGGCGGCGAGGTCCTCTAGGGgtggcgcggccacccccagatccATCGGGGGTGGCCAAGACCACTGCCGATGTGAATCGAGGTGGCTAGACCACCACGGATTCTCACCGCCTCACCGGGGGTGGTGCAGCCACCCCAGTGCATTATGTGGTGGCAAGTCGGCCATCACACGtttacccaatttttttattattttaagtttgagggaaaaataaaaataaaaattagaaaacctTATTCTTTCCATTTAAGGGAAATAGTTATTTCTGTGTGGATGAGATTAATCATTTCTatgagaataattatttttaagaatagacccctaccaaacaaaataatgactaCTCCATGGGAATAGCCATTTCATTCCAGGGGTCTATTCCGCAAGCCAAACGAGCCATTAATCTAAAttgatatagtttttttttttttttttttcagacgatagaaaaaccaaaaactcaACTACTTACACTTGGAGTATGTGTATGTGTAGGTCACGTTTCTTTTACATATActcacaaatatatattatatataaaaatatcaaagttttatattaaattattggaCTTGAAATCATAGAAATTATCTGTATAATTGGATCGCTCTTTATCCACGCCTAATACGACAGTTATTAACATTAAACATGTGATGCAtgttctgttttttattttttggtagaTGCATGTTCTGTTTTGATAAAGGTCGGAGATGACGCATGCAACACGTGTCGATAAGAGAATTGTAAAcgttctttatttatttattttgcagatTTAAGTTGGAAgagaataaattatatttaatttattaaattcatcttttTTTCATTAACTTATACTTTTGAGacataattggtgatttaacacaatAATCACAAGTTCTTTACTTTACtgttaacattttattttaattaaatactttacTCATTTAGCTTTACTTgttgaaaaatagttttaacCATAGAAAATGTTACTTGTAGATAGTTTCCATAAGAAAAATCTctaagagtatgtttgggattgcgtttgacaaatagagattttaattcaaaatgtgtttttttgacataagtttttgccaaaagtgcgttttggcaatttttagactttttatactcttaaaagcgctgtcaattttttttttaccaaatggatactttttttttcaaacaaattttttgagtgttaaatgtacttttaagccttttaaacgcacacccaaacaatcCCTAAAACTTAATCCATGGCATTAGAATACATTCAAAATATTtaagagaaacttcacttaatcctTTAGAACTTTTAACGCTTTtacaaccattttttaaaactttaaaaattctcaatttagagcttgtttggaattacatttgagaaatatatcttttaagttaaaaagcgcttttgggcaaaaactttatttttaagttttttttagaagtgcgttttgaccatttttaggcttttacgcataaaagcactttcaattttttttatcaaacgagtttttttttttttttttttcttcaaacagacttttttagtattaaaagcacttttaggcccatcaaacgcaatctcaaacaaactcttagTATATACAACTTTAAAATGTTTACAATATCACCACTACCGTTAGGATTTAAGATTAAATCAGAAAGAATATAATATACGTGAAAGCAACAAAGCTCAGAGTCCTTAATTAGCGTTAGCAATGATGCAtgaaaatatgtatttattGTATGTTTCGCAGTGGCTTCCTAATTCTATTTCAAATGGTATTTGATTAAGGATGCGTGCATGGCTTCCCAATTCCCATAGTGGACTTGTGACACAATCTTTGGTCCACCTACTCCCTCAACATGCCATGTCACCATCTCGTGTCACTAATTTCGCTTTAAATTTGAATCAAGTTTGTGAGTCGTGTTAAAAATTATCAGTCTTTTATTTTACGTGTCGGGTTCAAATCGTATCAAAACATTAGTATacaagactatataggtcagtCTTAACTCGACAAATTCAATTAAACAGATTAAACTCtataattttaaggaaaaacttcactaaAGACTCTCAAATTTTCACCCATTTTAAAATACactctaaacttcaaaatctctcaatttagttctctgaactttcaattgctctcaatttggacccctccgtcaattttagctgttaaaaatacaaaaaaagaccaaaatatctttgatttttgttttttaaaaaataaaaaacttttgaaagttagaattttatacaaaagtttggggtataaatgtcatgtaacatttaaaatccgACAGATGGTTCAAATTgtgagcaattgaaagttcagtaaactaaattgagagattttaaagtttaagaagggtttgtcaaatcgggtaGAAGCTCAGAAgtctttagtgaagttttccctaattttaaTCTGtcaatttcatattaaatttgcaa from Corylus avellana chromosome ca6, CavTom2PMs-1.0 includes the following:
- the LOC132184403 gene encoding mitogen-activated protein kinase kinase 9 codes for the protein MALVRDRRPLNLRLPISELSDRRPRFPLPLPPNTTTTTANASSAAISACDLEKLQVLGHGNGGTVYKVRHKRTGAFYALKVVHGESDSDTAVRRQVFREMEILRRTDSPHVVSCHCIFEKPSGDIAILMEYMNLGTLESLLKTHGTFPEPWLADVARQVLNGLNYLHGHKIIHRDLKPSNLLVNEKMEVKIADFGVSKIMGRTLDACNSYVGTCAYMSPERFDPDTYGGNYNGYAGDIWSLGLTLLELYLGHFPFLPPGQRPDWATLMCAICFGDPPSLPEDASEGFRSFIECCLQKESSKRWSVDKLLTHPFVCKDPR